TTGAACCGACCGCAAGGATGCAACGGCAGCGGGGCGGGCTTGTGAACGACGATCAGCGCTTCGTCCTCGTACACAATCTGAATGTCGATGCTGACGTCGGGCTCGATCGTCGCCGGCTGGACGTGCAGGTAACGCTCGCCGGCGCGAACGATGTGGTCGGCCGCGATCGGCCGCTTGTCGTTGTCGCACAGTTGCCCGGCGGCGCAGATCGATTGCCATTGCTCGCGGGGCACGAAGCTGAACACTTCGCATAGCAGCTCGAGCAGCGGTCGGCCATCGCACGAGGCGGGCACCTTGATCGGCCGATAGTTGTCATAAGGCCGACTGCCGGGCAGGGGAGTGGTCGCGACCCGGAGCGCCTGCTGCCGAGCACGCAGGGTGCGCTCGCGCTGCTCGTCGCTCGTTTCGTGGCAGTAAGGGCACGACACCCCTTTGACGAACCGCGCGTCGCCTTGATCGGCGGTCGATAGCGGCGTCAGACAGACGTAGCACTGATCGCTCGACGTTTCTTTCAGGCCTGGGTCCAGTCCGACGCGCTGGTCAAAGACGAAACACTCACCGTCATAGTGCGCGCCGCCACACTCCTCGAAGTATTTCAGAATGCCGCCATCGAGTTGGAAGATTTGCTGGAAACCTTCGCGCTCGAGGAACGGGCCAGCCTTTTCGCAGCGAATGCCCCCGGTGCAAAACATCACCACCGGCTGCTGCTTGAGCTCGGCCGGCAATTGCGCACTGGCCGTGGGGAAGTCGCGGAAGTGATCGATCCCGAGCGACAGCGCGCCGCGGAAGGTGCCGAGCTTGACCTCGTAGTCGTTGCGCGTGTCAAGCAACGTGACCGGGCGTCCCTCATCGAGCCAGCGCTTCAGTTCGTGCGGGGCGAGCTTGGGCGACGTGTGCCGCTCGGGGGCGATGCCGTCAACGCCGAAGGCGATGATCTCTTTCTTGATCCGCACCAGCATCCGCGTGAACGGTTGCCGAGCGCTGGCGCTGACCTTGGGTTGCAACTCCGCCAGCCCGGGAATACTACGCAGCTCGGCGAGCAGTCGATCGGCGTTCGACTGCTCGCCGGCCACGAATAGATTGATCCCCTCGGTGCTGAGCAGGATCGTCCCCTTGAGCTCCCACTGCTTGCAAAGCGCGAGCAGCCGCTCGCGCAACGACTTCAGGTTCGTCAGCGGCACGAACTTGTAGGCGGCAATGTTGACCGTGGCAGCCAAGGGTAGTTCACTCGATCGGTTCGATCCGTCGCTATAACCATTATCGACACGGCCGCGCTCCCGCGGCCTGCGGTCTTACTCCTTGACCGCTTGCAGACCGATCTCGATTTGGACTTCCTCGCCCAACATCGTGGGGGCGGCGGTCACGCCGAACTCGCTCCGCTTGACCGACGTGCTGCAAAGGATACCGACGCGCGATTTCCCCTTGGGGAACTCGACCGGCTTCAGGCCACCCTTCAACTGCATGGTGATCGGTTTGGTGACACCGTGCATCGTCAGGTTCCCCGTCACTTCGTACCCGCCGTCGATCCCTTTGACCTTGGTGCTTTGGAAGGTGATGTTCGGGAACTGCTTGGTGTCAAAGTAATCGTACGCCCGCAGGTGCTCATCGCGCTTCTGGTTGGCGGTGTCGATGCTGTCGACCTTGATCGTCAGGTTGAACGACGACTTGGCCGGGTCGGCCGAGTCGATGACGAACGTGCCCGAGTAGTCGTTGAACCGGCCGTGGATGGTGCTGATCCCGGCGTGCGAAATCATGAACGAGATCGACGAGTGAACCGGGTCGACGCTGTACGACTCGGCGGCTTGGGCCAAGGTCGTAACGGCGGCAAACGTCAAAGCCAGACAAGCGGTGCGAAACGTGGCGAGCATGTTGAGTCCTCGTGGCAGGTGGGAGGGACAAAAGCAGAGCCGCTATCTTACCTGGCGCACCCGACGAACTCTAGCGGCAGCGGGGGTCCGGCGATATCAAGCATTCTTCCCCGTGTCCGGCGCCCAGAACACGACGATCATCCCCAGGGCGTAGATCATGCCCGTGGTCGCGCCGACCGTGACGTAGTTGCCGCCGGACCAGGCGAGCAGGATGCCCGCGAACAATACGCCGGCCGCCGATGCGAAGCGTCCGAAGTTATACGCGATGCCAATGCCCGAGGCGCGCACGTGCGTCGGGAACAGTTCGGGCAAATACAGCGGCAGCCAACCAAAGAACAGCGTCGTGACGGCCGCCTGGCAGAAGACCAGCGGCAAGAACTCGGGCCTGAGCGGAGCCGAAAACAGAAAGATGCCGCACGTCAGGCTGACCGAGCCCAGGCTGATTAGAAAGTACGTCACGCGCCGGCCGAGCAGGTTAGCCAGGTGGCTGCCGAAGAAGCTGCCCAGGATCGCCCCGACGGCCCAATAACCTTGCGTAGTCGCTTTATAGCCAGGTTGCGCCGCGCCGACTTCATCGGCCCAGGGAATCATCCACTTGCTGGCGGCCCACGCGCCGATCAACGGAATGGCACCGAGCGCAATGCCGACCAGCGTTCGCTGCAGCAGCGGCGGCGTGAACAATTCGCGCCGACGACTGGCCGCGGTCGAGGCATTGGCCGCGCGGCCGGCCAACCACTCGGGCGATTCCGGCGCGAGCAACAAGAAGACCAAGCCAAGCAACGCCGGCGCGCCGCCAATCGCCATTAGCCAGCGCCACGACTCGGGCGTCACTTGATACGTGCGCCCCAGTTGCGAGACCAGGAAGATGCCGACGTTGATCCCGGTGCCGGCCACGCCGGCGACCGTCGGCCGCGAGGCGCGGGCCCAACACTCGCCGGCCAAGGCCACGCCGTTGGGCCACGCGCCGCCGACTCCCAGCCCGGCCAGGATGCGGAGCGCGAGCATTTGCTCCTGGCTGGCGGCCCACGTACCGGCCGCGCCGCACAAGGAATAGATCAGGATGCTCGCCCCCATCGCGCGAGCGCGGCCAATGCGATCTCCCAGCGCCCCCAGGAAAATGCCGCCGACGGCAGCGCCGAACATCATGCCCGCGGTATGCCGCGCGAACCATTCGCCACCCACCGCAGCGGTGTATGAATCACCTAGCAGATCGCGCGACATCGACAGCGCCGCCAGCGGCATGATGCCCAGTTGAAAACCCGCGAAGACCAGCCCGAGGAAGACCAGACACAGCACCGCGCGGCGCGCGGCCGATGATAGCCCGGCTGGCGTATTCACCATCGAATCAGTTGTCATGCGAGTCCGCCTTGCGCGAGAAGACCTCGATGATCGCGCTGTTGTCCAGCGAGCCCAGCCCGGCCGCTTCGGCTTCGGCCAATAATTGAGCGTGAAGTTGCGACAAGGGGAGCCGTGCCGGCAAATCCTGGGCTGCGGCGAGCATCAGTCGCACATCTTTCAGATGTTGCGACAGCCGGGCCTGGGGCGTGAAGTCCCGATCGATCATCTTCTGTCCCTTGGTGTCCATGATCCGTGAGTAAGCCATGCTGGCCTGCAACACTTCGAGAGCCCGATGCAAGTCGAGCCCCAGCGCGCCGGCAAAGGCCAACCCCTCGGCCAGCGCGGCGCGATTCAACCCCAGGACCAGATTGGTGACCAGCTTCAGCTTTGCGCCGCTGCCACAAGGGCCAGTGTGCATGACCTGGCGCACGATGGCGTCCAATAGCGGTTGCACTTCGCGAAAGGCGTCGGCCGCTCCGCCGACCATCATCAAGACGTCTCCGCTGCGCAACTGAGCGCTGCTCCCCGAGATGGTCGCGTCGAGATACTGAATGCCACGCGCGGCTAGCTCCGCGCCAAGCGCCTCGGCAGCGCGCGGGTCACCGGTCGACGTGTCGACGATCGTCGCACCAGGGGCGAGGCTACTGCCGAGTTCGCCGAGCACCGCGCGGACGATCGATTCGTCAGGCAAGCTCAACAGAATGGGCTCGCACTCGGCGGCCAAGAGCGCGGCGCTCGGCGAAGCGACACCGCCGCGCTGGACGAACTCGGCGACGCGCACGGCATCGCGATCGTAGCCGCGCACGTCGTACCCCGCGGCGAGCAATCGCTCGGCGAGGGCCGCGCCCATAAGCCCCAGGCCGACTATGCCGACTGGCTTGGCGTGTGGGTTGGACATTGGGCAACTCTCGCTCGAATCGCGCATCAATTAACGGTGGTACGCCCGTGGCTGGCGACTTGTCGACGGTTCAAACGGGGGGCGAGTGGCTGGCGCATAACCGCCACCAGAATACCCTCTAGCCGACCTAGTTTGCCCTCGCCGGGACGATGCTAGCGGCGATTATTGCCGGAGCCGCGAAATGCCCGCAAGGATTACCTGATCGTTAAAGTCTGCCAGATCGTGGGCC
The window above is part of the Planctomycetota bacterium genome. Proteins encoded here:
- a CDS encoding RluA family pseudouridine synthase, with protein sequence MAATVNIAAYKFVPLTNLKSLRERLLALCKQWELKGTILLSTEGINLFVAGEQSNADRLLAELRSIPGLAELQPKVSASARQPFTRMLVRIKKEIIAFGVDGIAPERHTSPKLAPHELKRWLDEGRPVTLLDTRNDYEVKLGTFRGALSLGIDHFRDFPTASAQLPAELKQQPVVMFCTGGIRCEKAGPFLEREGFQQIFQLDGGILKYFEECGGAHYDGECFVFDQRVGLDPGLKETSSDQCYVCLTPLSTADQGDARFVKGVSCPYCHETSDEQRERTLRARQQALRVATTPLPGSRPYDNYRPIKVPASCDGRPLLELLCEVFSFVPREQWQSICAAGQLCDNDKRPIAADHIVRAGERYLHVQPATIEPDVSIDIQIVYEDEALIVVHKPAPLPLHPCGRFNRNTLQSFLQTVYEPQKPRPAHRLDANTSGLVVFTRTRHFASLVQPQFEYGEVEKTYLARVQGHPPEDQFACDAPISAEALETGLRAVDEAAGLPARTEFRVLKRLADGTTLLEVRPLTGRTNQIRVHLWQLGWPIVGDQSYLANRQHGETQTGGVDDPPLCLFAKSITFVHPISGERTTFSAEAPAWAADAL
- a CDS encoding polyisoprenoid-binding protein, translated to MLATFRTACLALTFAAVTTLAQAAESYSVDPVHSSISFMISHAGISTIHGRFNDYSGTFVIDSADPAKSSFNLTIKVDSIDTANQKRDEHLRAYDYFDTKQFPNITFQSTKVKGIDGGYEVTGNLTMHGVTKPITMQLKGGLKPVEFPKGKSRVGILCSTSVKRSEFGVTAAPTMLGEEVQIEIGLQAVKE
- a CDS encoding MFS transporter translates to MTTDSMVNTPAGLSSAARRAVLCLVFLGLVFAGFQLGIMPLAALSMSRDLLGDSYTAAVGGEWFARHTAGMMFGAAVGGIFLGALGDRIGRARAMGASILIYSLCGAAGTWAASQEQMLALRILAGLGVGGAWPNGVALAGECWARASRPTVAGVAGTGINVGIFLVSQLGRTYQVTPESWRWLMAIGGAPALLGLVFLLLAPESPEWLAGRAANASTAASRRRELFTPPLLQRTLVGIALGAIPLIGAWAASKWMIPWADEVGAAQPGYKATTQGYWAVGAILGSFFGSHLANLLGRRVTYFLISLGSVSLTCGIFLFSAPLRPEFLPLVFCQAAVTTLFFGWLPLYLPELFPTHVRASGIGIAYNFGRFASAAGVLFAGILLAWSGGNYVTVGATTGMIYALGMIVVFWAPDTGKNA
- a CDS encoding NAD(P)-dependent oxidoreductase, producing the protein MSNPHAKPVGIVGLGLMGAALAERLLAAGYDVRGYDRDAVRVAEFVQRGGVASPSAALLAAECEPILLSLPDESIVRAVLGELGSSLAPGATIVDTSTGDPRAAEALGAELAARGIQYLDATISGSSAQLRSGDVLMMVGGAADAFREVQPLLDAIVRQVMHTGPCGSGAKLKLVTNLVLGLNRAALAEGLAFAGALGLDLHRALEVLQASMAYSRIMDTKGQKMIDRDFTPQARLSQHLKDVRLMLAAAQDLPARLPLSQLHAQLLAEAEAAGLGSLDNSAIIEVFSRKADSHDN